One window from the genome of Solea solea chromosome 13, fSolSol10.1, whole genome shotgun sequence encodes:
- the LOC131470840 gene encoding Krueppel-like factor 10 isoform X1 has translation MTYSDSMDTEELQRNLQPASMVEEDMDAVEALMSMTKHWKTRSFRLRQVRPLTPSSDCSGDDCASPGSASLQDSTLCMTPPYSPPHCEATHSPAAATTVHLPAETGSQTQLPTQDADLRTHAAASEQRFRCTSVIRHTAEDQQCCSSVHPVSTEDRLCQVHINGSREDLHLEDGLNHRDSDSRAATPQKPLTATVTNVVKDSKTQRSLSGPSDESNIPPCVSIVPACNNGVPHVPVYCQIYPVSSLSTSVVQKHVTAAESPKQNSPITQKHTVLNSQPQAASSAQVFVLGHQVAQSPLMLLVPQSAVPTIYVQPSLVTPSTNKLPVIAPAPGRTVVEQRQSLLQPELSRIRSHVCPHENCSKTYFKSSHLKAHMRTHTGEKPFKCKWEGCERRFSRSDELSRHRRTHTGEKKFVCPLCLTSFMRSDHLAKHARRHLTARKTPCWTLGVTQAAALTLLNTTSK, from the exons AGTGACAGCATGGACACTGAGGAGCTCCAGAGGAACCTCCAGCCTGCCTCTATGGTTGAAGAGGACATGGATGCTGTGGAGGCACTGATGTCCATGACTAAACACTGGAAAACAAGGAGCTTCAGGCTCAGGCAGGTTAGACCCCTGACCCCTTCGTCGGACTGCTCAGGAGATGACTGTGCCTCACCAGGATCTGCCTCGCTTCAGGACTCCACATTG TGTATGACACCACCATATAGCCCACCTCACTGCGAGGCCACACATTCACCCGCAGCAGCAACAACCGTTCATCTACCTGCAGAAACTGGAAGTCAAACCCAGCTGCCCACACAAGACGCCGATCTGCGAACACATGCTGCGGCGTCCGAGCAGAGGTTCCGGTGCACTAGTGTTATCCGCCACACTGCAGAGGATCAGCAGTGCTGCTCCAGTGTCCATCCCGTCTCAACAGAAGACAGACTCTGTCAAGTTCACATAAATGGCTCTAGAGAGGATTTGCACTTAGAAGATGGACTGAACCACAGAGACTCTGACTCTAGAGCCGCCACACCACAAAAGCCTTTGACTGCAACTGTGACGAATGTGGTGAAGGACAGTAAGACGCAGAGGAGCCTTTCAGGTCCAAGTGATGAATCAAACATCCCTCCATGTGTCTCCATTGTCCCTGCTTGTAATAATGGAGTCCCTCATGTGCCTGTCTACTGCCAGATCTATCCTGTCTCTTCTCTTTCCACCAGTGTTGTACAAAAGCATGTCACAGCTGCTGAGAGTCCAAAGCAGAACTCACCAATTacccaaaaacacacagtactgAATTCACAACCCCAAGCAGCTTCTTCAGCCCAGGTCTTTGTCCTTGGGCACCAGGTCGCACAAAGTCCCCTAATGCTCCTTGTCCCTCAGTCAGCTGTTCCTACGATATATGTTCAGCCATCGCTGGTGACACCCAGTACCAACAAGTTGCCAGTCATCGCGCCTGCACCTGGACGTACCGTGGTGGAGCAAAGACAAAGCCTGCTGCAGCCTGAGTTGTCCCGTATACGCAGTCACGTTTGTCCCCATGAGAACTGTAGCAAGACCTACTTCAAGAGCTCCCACCTAAAGGCTCatatgaggacacacacag GTGAGAAGCCCTTCAAATGCAAGTGGGAGGGCTGCGAGAGACGATTCTCTCGCTCTGATGAGCTGTCTCGCCACCGACGCACCCATACAGGAGAGAAGAAATTTGTCTGCCCCTTGTGCCTAACCAGCTTCATGCGCAGTGACCACCTGGCTAAGCACGCCCGAAGACACCTAACAGCAAGGAAGACGCCCTGCTGGACATTGGGGGTCACCCAGGCTGCTGCCCTCACTCTTCTAAACACTACATCCAAGTAA
- the LOC131470840 gene encoding Krueppel-like factor 10 isoform X2: protein MTYSDSMDTEELQRNLQPASMVEEDMDAVEALMSMTKHWKTRSFRLRQVRPLTPSSDCSGDDCASPGSASLQDSTLCMTPPYSPPHCEATHSPAAATTVHLPAETGSQTQLPTQDADLRTHAAASEQRFRCTSVIRHTAEDQQCCSSVHPVSTEDRLCQVHINGSREDLHLEDGLNHRDSDSRAATPQKPLTATVTNVVKDSKTQRSLSGPSDESNIPPCVSIVPACNNGVPHVPVYCQIYPVSSLSTSVVQKHVTAAESPKQNSPITQKHTVLNSQPQAASSAQVFVLGHQVAQSPLMLLVPQSAVPTIYVQPSLVTPSTNKLPVIAPAPGRTVVEQRQSLLQPELSRIRSHVCPHENCSKTYFKSSHLKAHMRTHTDHHGNVQMMNFGLCGPLQICGHGKNESGLKGQPNIQVCSTVSDCRSYQEYLVTNDRI, encoded by the exons AGTGACAGCATGGACACTGAGGAGCTCCAGAGGAACCTCCAGCCTGCCTCTATGGTTGAAGAGGACATGGATGCTGTGGAGGCACTGATGTCCATGACTAAACACTGGAAAACAAGGAGCTTCAGGCTCAGGCAGGTTAGACCCCTGACCCCTTCGTCGGACTGCTCAGGAGATGACTGTGCCTCACCAGGATCTGCCTCGCTTCAGGACTCCACATTG TGTATGACACCACCATATAGCCCACCTCACTGCGAGGCCACACATTCACCCGCAGCAGCAACAACCGTTCATCTACCTGCAGAAACTGGAAGTCAAACCCAGCTGCCCACACAAGACGCCGATCTGCGAACACATGCTGCGGCGTCCGAGCAGAGGTTCCGGTGCACTAGTGTTATCCGCCACACTGCAGAGGATCAGCAGTGCTGCTCCAGTGTCCATCCCGTCTCAACAGAAGACAGACTCTGTCAAGTTCACATAAATGGCTCTAGAGAGGATTTGCACTTAGAAGATGGACTGAACCACAGAGACTCTGACTCTAGAGCCGCCACACCACAAAAGCCTTTGACTGCAACTGTGACGAATGTGGTGAAGGACAGTAAGACGCAGAGGAGCCTTTCAGGTCCAAGTGATGAATCAAACATCCCTCCATGTGTCTCCATTGTCCCTGCTTGTAATAATGGAGTCCCTCATGTGCCTGTCTACTGCCAGATCTATCCTGTCTCTTCTCTTTCCACCAGTGTTGTACAAAAGCATGTCACAGCTGCTGAGAGTCCAAAGCAGAACTCACCAATTacccaaaaacacacagtactgAATTCACAACCCCAAGCAGCTTCTTCAGCCCAGGTCTTTGTCCTTGGGCACCAGGTCGCACAAAGTCCCCTAATGCTCCTTGTCCCTCAGTCAGCTGTTCCTACGATATATGTTCAGCCATCGCTGGTGACACCCAGTACCAACAAGTTGCCAGTCATCGCGCCTGCACCTGGACGTACCGTGGTGGAGCAAAGACAAAGCCTGCTGCAGCCTGAGTTGTCCCGTATACGCAGTCACGTTTGTCCCCATGAGAACTGTAGCAAGACCTACTTCAAGAGCTCCCACCTAAAGGCTCatatgaggacacacacag ACCACCATGGAAATGTGCAGATGATGAACTTTGGGTTATGCGGACCTCTGCAAATATGTGGACATGGAAAGAATGAGTCGGGCCTAAAGGGTCAGCCAAACATACAGGTGTGTTCTACAGTAAGTGactgcagaagttaccaagagtATTTAGTGACAAATGATAGAATTTAA